The Tissierellales bacterium genome includes a window with the following:
- a CDS encoding 2Fe-2S iron-sulfur cluster-binding protein — protein sequence MRNITLTIDGQKLTVPENYTIIMAAEEIGIEIPALCYDPNLEIVAACRLCLVEVEGWNKLVTACSTKVEEGIVIHTESEKVVNVRKDILQLLLDNHPNDCLTCQKAGECLLQKYAYRYDVKFREHSGAKRPDFVDTSSPYILKDDSKCILCGKCVRTCDQVSDRKVLSFAERGFDTRIVLDADFSFDESICVSCNRCVTVCPVGALLDKRLLGKTRVWDGE from the coding sequence ATGAGAAATATAACTCTTACTATAGATGGTCAAAAATTAACAGTACCTGAGAATTATACAATTATTATGGCGGCGGAGGAAATAGGAATAGAAATACCAGCTTTATGTTATGATCCTAATTTAGAAATAGTTGCTGCCTGTAGATTATGTCTAGTAGAAGTAGAAGGTTGGAATAAGCTAGTTACTGCTTGTTCTACAAAAGTAGAAGAAGGAATAGTTATCCATACTGAATCAGAGAAGGTTGTAAATGTAAGGAAGGATATTTTACAACTTCTTTTAGATAATCATCCTAATGATTGTTTAACCTGTCAGAAGGCTGGGGAATGTTTATTACAGAAATATGCTTACAGATATGATGTGAAATTTAGGGAACATAGTGGGGCTAAAAGACCAGATTTTGTAGATACCTCCAGTCCATATATTTTGAAAGATGATAGTAAATGTATTCTTTGTGGTAAATGTGTAAGAACTTGTGACCAAGTTAGTGATAGAAAAGTATTGTCTTTTGCAGAAAGAGGGTTTGATACAAGAATAGTTTTAGATGCAGATTTTTCTTTTGATGAATCAATATGTGTATCTTGCAATAGATGTGTAACTGTTTGTCCAGTAGGAGCCTTATTGGATAAAAGACTATTAGGTAAAACTAGGGTTTGGGATGGAGAAAT